The following is a genomic window from Amycolatopsis australiensis.
GGCTGCCCGGCGGCGATCTCCTTGGCCAGGTTCGGCCCGGTGACGACGACGACCTCGCCCGCGTCGATCCCGACGATCTCGGCGATCACCTCGCTCATCCGCTTGAGCGTGCCGAGTTCGACGCCCTTGGCGAGGCTGACGAGGATGGCGCCGGGCGGCAGCAGATCGCGCCAGGACGTCAGGTTGGCGCGCAGGCTCTGGCTGGGGACGGCGAGGACGACGGCTTCGGCACCGTGCAGGGCCTTCGCGGGGTCGCTGGTCGCGGTGACGGTCGGCGGCAGGTCGACGCCCGGCAGGTAGGCGCTGTTGACGTGCCGTTCGCGGATGTCTTCGGCGACCTGCTCGCGGCGCGCCCACATGGTGACGTCGCGGCCGGCGTCGCCGAGCACCTTCGCGAAGGCGGTGCCCCACGAGCCGGCCCCGAGGACGGTGACCCGCTGCACGTCGGCGCGCATCAGGCGGTTTCCCCCGGCTTCGCCGCCGGCGGCTCTTCGTGCCGGATCTCGGCGAGCAGCCGCGTGACCTCGTCCATCATGACCTGGGTGACTTCGCGCAGCTTGGCGGCGCTGCGGGCGCTGCCCCCGCGGTAGGCCGAGAGGTCGAGCGGGTCGCCGACGTTGTGGGTGATGGTCTTGCGCGGGAACGGCTTGAATTTCTTGGTGTAGCCGTTGAAGAGCTGGCTGGTGCCCCAGCGGGCGATGGGGATCACGGGGACGTCGTTCTGGATGGCGAGCCGGGCGGCGCCGGTGTAGGACTCCTTCGGCCAGCCGGCGGGGTCCTTCGTGATGGTGCCCTCGGGGTAGATGACGACGACTTTGCCTTCCTGGAGGGCCTGGTGCGCGGCCTTGAGGCTGTCCCCGGCGGCGGCGGAGCCGCGGGAGACGGGGATCTGCCCGGACCCGACGAAGACCTTCCCGAAGATCGGCGTGCGGGTGAGGCTCTCCTTGCCGAGAAACCGCGGAACCCGCTTCTGCCGGTGCACGAAGACGGCGTCGACGACGGGGTCGAGGTGCGAAATGTGGTTGAGCACGAGGAGGGCGGGCCCCTCCCGCGGAATCTTTTCGTCCCCGACGTAGACGCGCCGCGCAATACCGGTGAGCGGATAGAACACGGCGGCGGCCAACCCCACCCAGAAGCCGCCCTTCTCACGCCGGGCCACGATCTCCTCCTCCACGGTTCAGGTCCCCCAGATCCTGCCGCGCGGGGTTCGGCCCAGTCCAGGGAGGGTGCCTTCAGCCCCGCCGGGCCGGTGCTCACGCCCGGTGGAGGGTGGCCTGCGTTCCCTGGGCTCTGGCAGCTCGGACGGACATTCCCGGCTTCGGGGCGCCTCCCTGCTGGCGATGCCCTTTCGCGGTCGGCTTCCCCTGGCGGCCGCTGGGGGTCAATCGGCGTTCCGCAGCTCCGGCCGGCACCGCGACCTGGCAGCCCCAGGCCCTGGCCGACACCCCAGACCCCGAGACCCGCTCCCGCAGCTCCGGTCGCCACTCCCCGGCCCGGGCAATCCCGCTCCCGCAGCTCCGGCCGACGCCTCAGCCCGGCAACCCGCTCCCGCAGCTCGGGCCCCGCAGGCACCACTTGTCCACAACCCCCGTCACCTGTGGACAACCTCCCCGACCGGGCCGACACCCCGCCGCCGTTTGCGGTAAAGATGGACGGGTGGACGTGGACCTGGTCGTGCCGATGAAACACCCCCGCGACGGCAAGTCGCGGCTGCGTGGTGCCGTCGAACCCGAAGCGCATCCCGGGCTCGTCCTCGCCCTCGCCGCCGACACCCTCGCCGCCGTCACCGCGAGTGCGCACGTCAGGCGCGTCGTGCTCGTCGCCGCCGCGCCGGCCGCCGTCGCCGAGCTCCGGGACCTCGGGGTCGAGGTGGTCGCCGAGCCACCCGAGAAAACGCTCAACGCCGCCTTCCGCCACGGCGAAGCCCTCCTCCGCGCCGATGATCCCGGCGCGGTCGTCGGCGCGCTGCAGGCCGATCTTCCCGCGCTGCGCGCCGTCGACCTGGCCGGCGCGCTGGCCGAGGCGGACGGGCGCCGGGCCTTCGTCGCCGATCGGCAGGGCACCGGCACCACCCTCCTGCTGTCCGCGCCCGGCCGGCCCCTCGACCCGCGCTTCGGGCCCGGCTCGGCGCGCGAGCACGAAACCTCCGGCGCGACGCCGCTCCGGGGCGCCTTCCCGACCCTGCGCAGCGACGTCGACACCCCGGCCGATCTCGCCCACGTCCGCGCGCTGGGTGTCGGAAAACACACCGCCGCCGAACTCGGTGGACCCCGCGCCGAGCTGTTCACCTGACCTTCACCGCGGCCTGCGCAAATCACCGTGGCTTAGTGAAGAATGGGGGCCGTGAGCACAGCAGACGGCGGCACGCCCGCACCGCGGAGGCGACGGAACCCGGCGAACGGATCTCCGGAGACGGCGAAGAAGACCACGGCCAAGAAGGTCCCGTCGAAGTCCACCGCGCGCGACACTGCCGCCCGTGCCACCGCCGGCAAGGCGAGAAAGACCACCTCCGCCGCGGCGACGCCGGCGACGACCCGCCGCCGCAGCTCCGCGCACGGCAACCCGCGCGGCGCCGAGGAGTTCCGCGCGGTCCCGTCGGCGCCGCCCGCCGTCACCGCCGCGCCCACCGCCGTCGAGACGCTGCCGGACGACCGCTACTTCAACCGCGAACTCTCGTGGCAGGACTTCAACGCCCGCGTGCTCGCGCTGGCCGAGGACGAGTCGCAGCCGCTGCTGGAACGCGCCAAGTTCCTCGCCATCTTCGCGTCCAATCTGGACGAGTTCTACATGGTCCGCGTCGCCGGCCTGAAGCGCCGCGACGAGACGGGCCTGCTGGTGCGCAGCGCCGACGGGCTCACCCCGCGCGAGCAGCTCGACTACATCTCCAAGCGCAACCAGGACCTGGTCGAGCGGCAGACCGGCGCGTTCGAAAAGAACCTGCGCCCGCAGCTGGCCGAGCACGACATCCGGATCGTCGGCTGGTCCGACCTCGCCGGTGCCGACCAGCTGCGGCTCTCCAGCTACTTCTCCGAGCAGATCTTCCCGGTGCTGACGCCGCTGGCGGTCGACCCGGCGCACCCGTTCCCCTACATCTCGGGCCTGTCGCTCAATCTCGCGGTGACGGTCCGCGACCCCGAAGGCGGCACCGAGCGCTTCGCCCGGGTCAAGGTGCCGAGCAACGTGCCGCGCCTGATGCGCGTCGAGACCGAGCGCACCAGCCGCACGGCGACGTTCCTGCCCCTCGAAGAGCTGATCGCCGCGCACCTTGGCGAGCTGTTCACCGGCATGGACGTCACCGAGCACCACGTCTTCCGCGTCACCCGCAACGCCGACTTCGAGGTCGACGAAGACCGGGACGAAGACCTCCTGCAGGCGCTCGAGCGCGAGCTGGCGCAGCGCCGGTTCGGCCCGCCGGTGCGGCTCGAGGTCGCGCAGGACATGAGCGAGCACATGCTCGAGCTGCTGCTGCGCGAGCTGGACGTCGACCCGGCCGACGTCGTCGAGGTGCCCGGGCTGCTCGACCTGACCTGCCTGCACCAGCTGTCCGCTGTGGACCGCAAGGAGCTGAAGGACCGGCCGTTCGTGCCGGCGACGCACCCGGCGTTCGGCGAGCGCGAGACGCCGAAGAGCGTCTTCGCGACGCTGCGCGAGGGTGACGTGCTGGTGCATCACCCGTACGACTCGTTCTCCACGAGCGTGCAGCGGTTCATCGAGCAGGCGGCCGCCGACTCGAAGGTCCTCGCGATCAAGCAGACGCTGTACCGGACGTCGGGCGACTCCCCGATCGTCGACGCGCTGATCGACGCCGCCGAGGCGGGCAAGCAGGTCGTCGCGCTGGTCGAGATCAAGGCGCGGTTCGACGAGCAGGCGAACATCACCTGGGCGCGGACGCTGGAGCGCGCGGGCGTGCACGTCGTCTACGGCCTGGTCGGGCTGAAGACGCACTGCAAGGTGTCGATGGTGGTGCGCCAGGAGGGCTCGACGATCCGGCGCTACTGCCACATCGGCACCGGCAACTACAACCCGAAGACAGCGCGGCTCTACGAGGACCTCGGGCTGCTGACGGCCGACCCGAGCATCGGCGCGGACATCACCGACCTGTTCAACGTGCTGACCGGCTATTCGCGGCAGGACACCTACCGGACGATCCTGACGTCGCCGCACGGCATCCGCCGCGGCATCGTGCGGGCGATCGGCGAGGAGATCGAGCTGGCGCGGGCCGGGCAGCGCGCCGGGATCCGGATCAAGTGCAACTCGCTGGTCGACGAGCAGGTGATCGACGC
Proteins encoded in this region:
- a CDS encoding lysophospholipid acyltransferase family protein, yielding MEEEIVARREKGGFWVGLAAAVFYPLTGIARRVYVGDEKIPREGPALLVLNHISHLDPVVDAVFVHRQKRVPRFLGKESLTRTPIFGKVFVGSGQIPVSRGSAAAGDSLKAAHQALQEGKVVVIYPEGTITKDPAGWPKESYTGAARLAIQNDVPVIPIARWGTSQLFNGYTKKFKPFPRKTITHNVGDPLDLSAYRGGSARSAAKLREVTQVMMDEVTRLLAEIRHEEPPAAKPGETA
- the cofC gene encoding 2-phospho-L-lactate guanylyltransferase encodes the protein MDVDLVVPMKHPRDGKSRLRGAVEPEAHPGLVLALAADTLAAVTASAHVRRVVLVAAAPAAVAELRDLGVEVVAEPPEKTLNAAFRHGEALLRADDPGAVVGALQADLPALRAVDLAGALAEADGRRAFVADRQGTGTTLLLSAPGRPLDPRFGPGSAREHETSGATPLRGAFPTLRSDVDTPADLAHVRALGVGKHTAAELGGPRAELFT
- a CDS encoding RNA degradosome polyphosphate kinase, with protein sequence MGAVSTADGGTPAPRRRRNPANGSPETAKKTTAKKVPSKSTARDTAARATAGKARKTTSAAATPATTRRRSSAHGNPRGAEEFRAVPSAPPAVTAAPTAVETLPDDRYFNRELSWQDFNARVLALAEDESQPLLERAKFLAIFASNLDEFYMVRVAGLKRRDETGLLVRSADGLTPREQLDYISKRNQDLVERQTGAFEKNLRPQLAEHDIRIVGWSDLAGADQLRLSSYFSEQIFPVLTPLAVDPAHPFPYISGLSLNLAVTVRDPEGGTERFARVKVPSNVPRLMRVETERTSRTATFLPLEELIAAHLGELFTGMDVTEHHVFRVTRNADFEVDEDRDEDLLQALERELAQRRFGPPVRLEVAQDMSEHMLELLLRELDVDPADVVEVPGLLDLTCLHQLSAVDRKELKDRPFVPATHPAFGERETPKSVFATLREGDVLVHHPYDSFSTSVQRFIEQAAADSKVLAIKQTLYRTSGDSPIVDALIDAAEAGKQVVALVEIKARFDEQANITWARTLERAGVHVVYGLVGLKTHCKVSMVVRQEGSTIRRYCHIGTGNYNPKTARLYEDLGLLTADPSIGADITDLFNVLTGYSRQDTYRTILTSPHGIRRGIVRAIGEEIELARAGQRAGIRIKCNSLVDEQVIDALYHASQAGVPVEIVVRGICALKPGVEGLSENIHVRSILGRFLEHSRIFHFRAGGTHWIGSADMMHRNLDRRIEALVRVKDPKLTAQLDDIFDSALDPATRCWVLTASGEWSPFPADGSRVRDHQLELAKLHGAAG